The following proteins are encoded in a genomic region of Eriocheir sinensis breed Jianghai 21 chromosome 2, ASM2467909v1, whole genome shotgun sequence:
- the LOC126999555 gene encoding deformed epidermal autoregulatory factor 1-like isoform X2 — translation MAVGGGPSHTPSRGAMEGRAGGGAGQPLGAPRPGSAPLVQVLPAAPPAPPPLPHVITPPLAHVIAPDHDVTMPAPGVTLSPEASSIPSVTANLLHGVPPSTAITTTTTMGATDNSITTTTTTTAASTTTTVSITTATTTNKTTTTTDNPTTAVLPDIKVTPTFSIEPDWKEAAREPVLTIRCKKTTAELHKNRFGSGSRGKCIRLGKEWLTPTEFEVHCGRSASKDWKRSIRFQGQSLQSLIDGGFLQMHATSCSCSACLHNEEAAGSIRLHRPFKRKKRDRFFLDTEKALKQGIPARHSPATPTVTLPVSGLGELAMVPSLVLGGGTHSPPRALSTSPTVASSTAPPVMSLAALPLDKAWDRMSEVLVGLERSVSQAHILLQELRERTRQETLNLRQKLLQEKEEAVTQAKIEAQFSSMAKSSEGFLVQVRDDDGNQSLQPIMLDSLISSVPSLNPAPINGVHKKCVNCNRESDFECSGCQNRAYCSAFCQRRDWPSHQGECGRASPTQEDPLNNVSQGPGYIFMLSD, via the exons ATGGCTGTAGGAGGCGGCCCGAGCCACACACCTTCCCGGGGCGCCATGGAGGGCCGtgcagggggcggggcggggcagccaCTCGGGGCTCCTCGGCCGGGCTCGGCGCCGCTCGTGCAGGTGCTCCCCGCCGCTCCGcctgccccgccgcccctgccccaCGTCATCACGCCCCCCCTCGCCCACGTCATCGCCCCGGACCATGACGTCACGATGCCTGCCCCCGGAGTGACGCTCAGCCCCGAG GCAAGTTCCATACCATCTGTCACCGCCAATCTCCTCCATGGTGTTCCTCcctccactgccatcaccaccaccaccactatgggTGCTACAGacaactccatcaccaccaccaccaccaccactgctgcctctaccactactactgttagcattactactgccaccactactaacaagaccaccaccactaccgacaACCCCACAACCGCTGTTCTACCAGACATTAAGGTCACTCCCACCTTCAGCATTGAGCCGGATTGGAAGGAAGCAGCACGGGAGCCGGTCCTCACAATCAGGTGCAAG AAAACTACAGCAGAACTGCACAAGAACAGGTTTGGGTCTGGGTCCCGCGGCAAATGCATCAGGCTGGGGAAGGAATGGTTGACGCCGACAGAGTTTGAGGTTCACTGCGGCCGCTCTGCCAGCAAAGACTGGAAAAGGAGCATCAG GTTTCAGGGTCAAAGTCTCCAGAGCCTGATTGATGGCGGCTTCCTTCAGATGCATGCCACCTCCTGTTCCTGCAGTGCTTGTCTACACAATGAAGAAGCT GCCGGATCAATTCGCCTCCATCGTCCcttcaagaggaaaaagagagaccgCTTCTTCCTCGACACGGAGAAGGCTCTCAAGCAAGGAATTCCTGCCCGCCACTCACCTGCCACACCAACAG TGACTCTGCCAGTATCTGGACTTGGAGAGTTGGCCATGGTCCCCAGTCTGGTGTTGGGGGGAGGCACCCACTCTCCTCCCAGAGCACTGTCCACTTCCCCCACGGTAGCATCCTCCACTGCCCCGCCAGTCATGTCCTTGGCTGCTCTACCTCTCGACAAGGCATGGGACCGCATGAGTGAG GTGTTGGTGGGTCTGGAGCGAAGCGTGTCCCAGGCTCACATCCTCCTGCAGGAGTTGAGAGAGCGGACCAGACAAGAAACTCTGAACCTGCGGCAGAAGCTcttacaggaaaaagaggaagctgTCACCCAGGCCAAAATTGAGGCTCAGTTCTCCAGCATGGCAAA GTCATCGGAGGGTTTTCTGGTTCAGGTGAGGGATGACGATGGTAACCAGTCCCTGCAGCCCATCATGCTGGACTCCCTGATCTCCAGTGTGCCAAGCCTCAACCCAGCACCCATCAATGGAGTCCACAAAAAA TGTGTGAACTGCAATCGGGAGAGTGACTTTGAGTGCTCAGGCTGCCAGAACAGAGCCTACTGCAGCGCTTTCTGCCAGCGACGGGACTGGCCCAGCCACCAAGGGGAGTGTGGACGAGCCAGCCCCACTCAGGAGGACCCTCTGAACAATGTGTCTCAGGGTCCGGGCTACATCTTCATGCTTTCAgactaa
- the LOC126999555 gene encoding deformed epidermal autoregulatory factor 1 homolog isoform X1, translated as MAVGGGPSHTPSRGAMEGRAGGGAGQPLGAPRPGSAPLVQVLPAAPPAPPPLPHVITPPLAHVIAPDHDVTMPAPGVTLSPEASSIPSVTANLLHGVPPSTAITTTTTMGATDNSITTTTTTTAASTTTTVSITTATTTNKTTTTTDNPTTAVLPDIKVTPTFSIEPDWKEAAREPVLTIRCKKTTAELHKNRFGSGSRGKCIRLGKEWLTPTEFEVHCGRSASKDWKRSIRFQGQSLQSLIDGGFLQMHATSCSCSACLHNEEAAGSIRLHRPFKRKKRDRFFLDTEKALKQGIPARHSPATPTVTLPVSGLGELAMVPSLVLGGGTHSPPRALSTSPTVASSTAPPVMSLAALPLDKAWDRMSEGMAMECATVRPPARLPTSLILRATLTLYYSCSNDVLVGLERSVSQAHILLQELRERTRQETLNLRQKLLQEKEEAVTQAKIEAQFSSMAKSSEGFLVQVRDDDGNQSLQPIMLDSLISSVPSLNPAPINGVHKKCVNCNRESDFECSGCQNRAYCSAFCQRRDWPSHQGECGRASPTQEDPLNNVSQGPGYIFMLSD; from the exons ATGGCTGTAGGAGGCGGCCCGAGCCACACACCTTCCCGGGGCGCCATGGAGGGCCGtgcagggggcggggcggggcagccaCTCGGGGCTCCTCGGCCGGGCTCGGCGCCGCTCGTGCAGGTGCTCCCCGCCGCTCCGcctgccccgccgcccctgccccaCGTCATCACGCCCCCCCTCGCCCACGTCATCGCCCCGGACCATGACGTCACGATGCCTGCCCCCGGAGTGACGCTCAGCCCCGAG GCAAGTTCCATACCATCTGTCACCGCCAATCTCCTCCATGGTGTTCCTCcctccactgccatcaccaccaccaccactatgggTGCTACAGacaactccatcaccaccaccaccaccaccactgctgcctctaccactactactgttagcattactactgccaccactactaacaagaccaccaccactaccgacaACCCCACAACCGCTGTTCTACCAGACATTAAGGTCACTCCCACCTTCAGCATTGAGCCGGATTGGAAGGAAGCAGCACGGGAGCCGGTCCTCACAATCAGGTGCAAG AAAACTACAGCAGAACTGCACAAGAACAGGTTTGGGTCTGGGTCCCGCGGCAAATGCATCAGGCTGGGGAAGGAATGGTTGACGCCGACAGAGTTTGAGGTTCACTGCGGCCGCTCTGCCAGCAAAGACTGGAAAAGGAGCATCAG GTTTCAGGGTCAAAGTCTCCAGAGCCTGATTGATGGCGGCTTCCTTCAGATGCATGCCACCTCCTGTTCCTGCAGTGCTTGTCTACACAATGAAGAAGCT GCCGGATCAATTCGCCTCCATCGTCCcttcaagaggaaaaagagagaccgCTTCTTCCTCGACACGGAGAAGGCTCTCAAGCAAGGAATTCCTGCCCGCCACTCACCTGCCACACCAACAG TGACTCTGCCAGTATCTGGACTTGGAGAGTTGGCCATGGTCCCCAGTCTGGTGTTGGGGGGAGGCACCCACTCTCCTCCCAGAGCACTGTCCACTTCCCCCACGGTAGCATCCTCCACTGCCCCGCCAGTCATGTCCTTGGCTGCTCTACCTCTCGACAAGGCATGGGACCGCATGAGTGAG GGGATGGCTATGGAGTGCGCTACGGTGCGTCCTCCCGCCCGACTGCCAACTTCCCTCATCTTGCGCGCCACTCTGACGTTGTATTATTCTTGCTCTAATGAT GTGTTGGTGGGTCTGGAGCGAAGCGTGTCCCAGGCTCACATCCTCCTGCAGGAGTTGAGAGAGCGGACCAGACAAGAAACTCTGAACCTGCGGCAGAAGCTcttacaggaaaaagaggaagctgTCACCCAGGCCAAAATTGAGGCTCAGTTCTCCAGCATGGCAAA GTCATCGGAGGGTTTTCTGGTTCAGGTGAGGGATGACGATGGTAACCAGTCCCTGCAGCCCATCATGCTGGACTCCCTGATCTCCAGTGTGCCAAGCCTCAACCCAGCACCCATCAATGGAGTCCACAAAAAA TGTGTGAACTGCAATCGGGAGAGTGACTTTGAGTGCTCAGGCTGCCAGAACAGAGCCTACTGCAGCGCTTTCTGCCAGCGACGGGACTGGCCCAGCCACCAAGGGGAGTGTGGACGAGCCAGCCCCACTCAGGAGGACCCTCTGAACAATGTGTCTCAGGGTCCGGGCTACATCTTCATGCTTTCAgactaa
- the LOC126999555 gene encoding deformed epidermal autoregulatory factor 1 homolog isoform X3, with translation MAVGGGPSHTPSRGAMEGRAGGGAGQPLGAPRPGSAPLVQVLPAAPPAPPPLPHVITPPLAHVIAPDHDVTMPAPGVTLSPEASSIPSVTANLLHGVPPSTAITTTTTMGATDNSITTTTTTTAASTTTTVSITTATTTNKTTTTTDNPTTAVLPDIKVTPTFSIEPDWKEAAREPVLTIRCKKTTAELHKNRFGSGSRGKCIRLGKEWLTPTEFEVHCGRSASKDWKRSIRFQGQSLQSLIDGGFLQMHATSCSCSACLHNEEAAGSIRLHRPFKRKKRDRFFLDTEKALKQGIPARHSPATPTVTLPVSGLGELAMVPSLVLGGGTHSPPRALSTSPTVASSTAPPVMSLAALPLDKAWDRMSEGMAMECATVRPPARLPTSLILRATLTLYYSCSNDVCVGGSGAKRVPGSHPPAGVERADQTRNSEPAAEALTGKRGSCHPGQN, from the exons ATGGCTGTAGGAGGCGGCCCGAGCCACACACCTTCCCGGGGCGCCATGGAGGGCCGtgcagggggcggggcggggcagccaCTCGGGGCTCCTCGGCCGGGCTCGGCGCCGCTCGTGCAGGTGCTCCCCGCCGCTCCGcctgccccgccgcccctgccccaCGTCATCACGCCCCCCCTCGCCCACGTCATCGCCCCGGACCATGACGTCACGATGCCTGCCCCCGGAGTGACGCTCAGCCCCGAG GCAAGTTCCATACCATCTGTCACCGCCAATCTCCTCCATGGTGTTCCTCcctccactgccatcaccaccaccaccactatgggTGCTACAGacaactccatcaccaccaccaccaccaccactgctgcctctaccactactactgttagcattactactgccaccactactaacaagaccaccaccactaccgacaACCCCACAACCGCTGTTCTACCAGACATTAAGGTCACTCCCACCTTCAGCATTGAGCCGGATTGGAAGGAAGCAGCACGGGAGCCGGTCCTCACAATCAGGTGCAAG AAAACTACAGCAGAACTGCACAAGAACAGGTTTGGGTCTGGGTCCCGCGGCAAATGCATCAGGCTGGGGAAGGAATGGTTGACGCCGACAGAGTTTGAGGTTCACTGCGGCCGCTCTGCCAGCAAAGACTGGAAAAGGAGCATCAG GTTTCAGGGTCAAAGTCTCCAGAGCCTGATTGATGGCGGCTTCCTTCAGATGCATGCCACCTCCTGTTCCTGCAGTGCTTGTCTACACAATGAAGAAGCT GCCGGATCAATTCGCCTCCATCGTCCcttcaagaggaaaaagagagaccgCTTCTTCCTCGACACGGAGAAGGCTCTCAAGCAAGGAATTCCTGCCCGCCACTCACCTGCCACACCAACAG TGACTCTGCCAGTATCTGGACTTGGAGAGTTGGCCATGGTCCCCAGTCTGGTGTTGGGGGGAGGCACCCACTCTCCTCCCAGAGCACTGTCCACTTCCCCCACGGTAGCATCCTCCACTGCCCCGCCAGTCATGTCCTTGGCTGCTCTACCTCTCGACAAGGCATGGGACCGCATGAGTGAG GGGATGGCTATGGAGTGCGCTACGGTGCGTCCTCCCGCCCGACTGCCAACTTCCCTCATCTTGCGCGCCACTCTGACGTTGTATTATTCTTGCTCTAATGATGTTT GTGTTGGTGGGTCTGGAGCGAAGCGTGTCCCAGGCTCACATCCTCCTGCAGGAGTTGAGAGAGCGGACCAGACAAGAAACTCTGAACCTGCGGCAGAAGCTcttacaggaaaaagaggaagctgTCACCCAGGCCAAAATTGA